Proteins encoded by one window of Arachis ipaensis cultivar K30076 chromosome B04, Araip1.1, whole genome shotgun sequence:
- the LOC107638001 gene encoding uncharacterized protein LOC107638001, with translation MSELELSSKHKAMTESNHNHDEEHQQVAVVSQKKMKKRRNCAIAMVVIISFFILLAIIFVILALTLLKTKDPKTEIVSATLQGISPKLTFPAINIQLNITLDLKIRVENKNHASFKHGEGKSVLFYKGIEVGETEIFSGLIPSMGSEILPCRLTLEADKVASNITGFLGDLMGGEITMKTFTQIPGRVTFLGFIKKHIVAKSSCQFIIGVPDFKIKNQVCKTKI, from the coding sequence ATGTCTGAGTTAGAATTATCGTCAAAACACAAGGCCATGACGGAGAGCAACCACAACCACGACGAAGAGCATCAACAAGTTGCGGTGGTTTCacagaaaaagatgaaaaagagaagaaactgCGCCATCGCCATGGTAGTCATCATCTCCTTCTTCATTCTGTTGGCTATCATATTCGTGATCCTCGCCCTCACGTTGTTGAAGACCAAAGATCCAAAAACAGAGATTGTATCTGCAACTTTGCAAGGAATCTCACCAAAACTCACATTCCCCGCCATTAACATCCAACTCAACATCACTCTTGACCTCAAGATTCGCGTCGAAAACAAGAACCACGCTAGCTTCAAGCACGGTGAGGGTAAGAGCGTTCTTTTCTACAAAGGAATCGAGGTTGGAGAAACTGAAATCTTCTCTGGTTTGATTCCTTCAATGGGATCCGAAATTCTTCCGTGTAGACTCACGTTAGAGGCTGATAAAGTTGCAAGTAACATCACGGGTTTTCTTGGGGACTTGATGGGAGGTGAAATTACCATGAAGACCTTCACTCAGATTCCTGGTAGAGTTACTTTTCTTGGGTTTATCAAGAAGCATATTGTTGCTAAGTCCAGTTGCCAGTTTATTATTGGTGTTCCTGATTTCAAGATTAAGAACCAAGTTTGTAAGACCAAGATATGA